In Gammaproteobacteria bacterium, one genomic interval encodes:
- a CDS encoding transposase — protein MRRFPIRSIAHVASKEAAVVADTMISLLKPFADHVHTITTDNGKEFSQHQRIAKELNAGFYFAHPYSSWERGANENMNGLIRQFFPKKMSLKFIPEKLIQRAKDFLNHRPRKCLGFKTPFEVFNNELQSINPPVALQG, from the coding sequence ATGAGGAGGTTTCCGATAAGGTCTATTGCCCATGTGGCTAGCAAAGAGGCCGCTGTTGTGGCGGACACGATGATTTCCTTACTCAAGCCTTTCGCTGATCATGTTCACACTATCACGACCGACAACGGCAAGGAGTTTTCTCAACATCAACGAATCGCCAAGGAACTGAATGCGGGGTTCTATTTCGCACACCCATATTCCTCTTGGGAACGTGGCGCCAATGAGAATATGAATGGACTAATCCGCCAGTTCTTTCCAAAGAAGATGAGTCTTAAATTCATCCCTGAAAAACTTATCCAGAGGGCAAAGGATTTCCTAAATCACCGGCCACGGAAATGCCTCGGGTTCAAAACTCCTTTTGAAGTGTTCAATAATGAGTTACAATCGATTAACCCACCCGTTGCACTTCAAGGTTGA
- a CDS encoding hypothetical protein (Evidence 5 : Unknown function) — protein sequence MRLRCPAELGRGFPIRSIQQAIKNAGHILEYLPPYSPDFNPIEHKWAQLKAIDKRERRTTEEVFANYA from the coding sequence ATGAGGTTGCGTTGTCCGGCAGAGCTAGGTAGGGGGTTTCCGATAAGGTCTATTCAACAAGCCATCAAAAATGCGGGCCATATTCTGGAATATTTACCCCCTTATTCACCAGATTTCAATCCCATCGAACATAAGTGGGCGCAATTAAAGGCGATTGACAAAAGAGAACGCCGTACTACCGAGGAAGTCTTCGCAAATTATGCGTAA